The DNA sequence CCGCGGCACGGCCGTCGAAGCGGGCGCGGACGGCGGCGAGGAGGTCGTCGGTCATGGCGGGAGCCTAGCCCCTCTACACTTGCTGCATGACAGCCCCCGCCCTCCTCGCCTTCGCAGGCCTCTGCGCGATCCTGGCGGTGACGCCCGGCCCCGACACCTTCCTCGTGCTCCGTTACAGCCTGGCCCGTCCGGGCGCCGGTCTCGCGGCGTCGGCGGGGTCCGCCGTCGGCTCGATGCTGTGGGCGCTCGCCGTCGCGCTCGGGCTGGCCGCGCTGCTCGAGCAGTCCGCCGAGGTCTACCGCGTCGTGAAGATCGCCGGCGGCCTCTACCTCATCTACCTCGGCGTCGCCGCCCTGATCGCCAGCCGTCGTCACGCCGCCCAGGGCCCGGAGGCGCGGGTGCGGACGACCACGCTCCGCTCCGGCTTCCTCGCCGGGATGCTGTCGACCGTCATGAACCCGAAGGTCGGGCTGTTCTTCCTCGCGATCGCACCGCAGTTCGTCCCGCACGACGGCGCGGCGATCGGCAACACGCTGCTGCTGGGCGCGATCGACGCGGTCGTCGCCGCGGCCTACCTCACGGTCGTGGCCCTGCTCGCGTCCCGCGCGATCCTCTGGCTCAAACGGCCGTCGGTGACGAAAGCGCTGGAGCGGATCTCCGCCGCGATCCTCGCCGCCCTCGGCATCGGGACGATCGCGCTCACCGCCGCCGAGTAGGCCTGCGCCTGTCCTGACAGGCTGACAACAGCCACACGGTGTACGGTTGTTCTGACATTTGACCCGACCCTGTGGAGGACACGGATGCAAGCCGAGTACCCGCTGCCCGTGGACCTGTTCGACAGCCTCGACAAAACGAGCCCCGTGCCGCTCTACTACCAGCTCGCGACGGCGCTGGAGGCCGCGATCCGCTCCGAGACCGTGCCCCCCGGGTCGCGGCTCGAGAACGAGATCTCGCTCGGCAACCGGCTCGGGCTGTCCCGTCCGACCGTCCGGCGCGCGCTGCAGGAGCTGGTCGACAAGGGCCTCCTGGTCCGCCGCCGCGGCATCGGAACGCAGGTCGTCCACGGCCGCGTGACCCGCAACGTCGAGCTGACCAGCCTCTACGAAGACCTCGGCCAGTCCGGGCAGACGCCGACGACGCGCGTCATCTCGTACGAGATCGGCATCGCGGACGAGACCGCGGCGAGCGAGCTCGGCGTCAAGCTGGGCTACCCGGTCCTGCAGATCACCCGCCTCCGGTCGGCGGACGGCGTCCCGCTCGCCATCCTGGAGAACACCCTGCCGGAGGAATTCATCGGCATCACGCGCGAGGAGCTGGAGACGCGCGGCCTCTACCAGCTCCTCAAGGCTCGCGGAGTGACCATCCGGGTCGCCAACCAGCGGATCGGCGCTCGCGCCGCGAACGCGAACGAGGCCGACCTGTTGGAGATCCGCCGCGGGTCTGCGCTGCTCACCATGTCGCGGACGGCGTTCGACAACTCCGGGCGCGCGGTGGAGTTCGGCCGGCACGTGTACCGGCCCGACCTGTACTCGTTCGAGCTCACGCTCGTCGACCGCTGACCCGGCCTCACCCGGCGACGAGGGCGCGCAGCGTCTCCAGCTGACTCCGCGCGGACTCCTCGGCGCGCTCGTCCTCGGCGAACACGTTCGAGACGATGATCGCGTCCTCCCGGTCGAGGAAGCCGCTCGCGCGCAGCGACCCGAACAGCTCCTTCCAGTCCACGTCGCCGTCGCCGATCTCGAGGTGCTGGTGGACGCGCACCGCGTTCCCCGGAGGGTTGGTGATGTAGCGGAGGCCGTGCGAGTGGCGGTGATCGAAGGAGTCGGCCGCGTAGACGGCGCCCAGCCGGTCCCCCAGCTCCGGGATCAGCGTGGCCGCGCGGTCGCCGTAGTGGAACGTATGCGATCCCACGTATACGAATCCGACAAGAGGATCGTTGAGGCCCCGGATGACCCGCCACGCCTCCAGGCCGTCCTCGACGAAGTCGTCAGGATGCGGGTCGATATTGAGCCGGATGCCCTCCCGATGCAGCACGGGGAGCAGCTCCTCCATCGACCGGTAGAAGGCCGCCTCGCTCGCCTCCGGCTCCTCCGGCCGGCCGCTGAACTCGGTGTTGATGACCGGCACGCCGAGCCCGGACGCCAGCTCGATGACGCGCGTGAAGTTCTTCACCGCGGTCTGCCGCTCCGGCTCGGTCGGCCAGCTGATCCGCTGAACCGGCAGCAACGAGGTGATGCCCACTCCCGCGTCGGCCGCGCGCTTGGCGAAGGCCGCCGCCAGCGCGTCGTCGGCCTTGGGGCGCCGGAAGAACGGCGCGAAGTCCGCGTGCGGCGTGAGCTGGAGGTGCTCGTAACCGAGGCGGGCGACGGCGTCGGGGATGTCCAGCAGTGCGTGGTCGTGGTGCAGCGGGGTCGGGTCGTAGGCGAGCGTCACCATGATGGCCTCCGGGATCGAAGCGGACGGGCGGGGTTCGGGTCGAGTGCGCTCGGGTCAGGCGTAGAACGCGGGGCGCCCGGGCGATTCGACGGCGACGGGTCCGGACTCGTCGAGCGCGCGGACGCCGGCCTCGCACGCGAGCGCGACGAGGTAGCCGTCCCAGGCGTTCGGCCCGGCGACGAGCGATCCGTCGCGCACGGCGTCCACCCAGGCCTGCACCTGAGCGTCGTACGCGCGGGCGAACCGGGTCTTGAAGGTCGTGTGCTCGGCGATCGACAACGCGGCGTCCGACCAGCGCTGCAGCCCGGACGGCTGCCCGATGCGCGCGATGCCCGTCTGGAACACGGCCTCGGCGCCGACCTGGTAGCCGAACTGAACGCTGACGTTCATCTCCACGTCCACCAGCACGCCGTTCTCCAGCTCGATGAGCACGAGGATGGGCTCGCGGAGCCGTTCGGGCGCGAGGTCGTTGCGCCGCGGGTACTTGACCTCGACGCTGCGGACCGGGGATCCGGCCAGCCACGGCATGACGTCGAACTCGTGCACGACCGAGTCGGTGATGAGCATCGACTGGGTGTAGCTGTCCGGCACGGACGGGTTGCGGTGCACGCCGCGCAGCATCAGCAGCTCCCCTGCGTCGCCGCCTGCGATGAGCTCGCGCAGCGCACGGTACTCGTCGTCGAAGCGGCGCATGAAGCCGAGCTGGATGTGCGGGCGATCGAGCCTCTGCTCGAGCTCCAGGATGCGCGACGACGACGCGCTGTCGGGCGTCAGGGGCTTCTCGCACAGGATCGGGAGGCCGGCCTCCAGCGCGGGCACCAGCACCGGCTCATGGAACTGGCCGGGCGTCGCGATGATGACCGCGTCGAGGGCGGACGCGTCGAGGGCTGCCTCGATGCTCGCATAGGCCTGGGCGCCCGGGGCGGCGGCCGCCGCGGCGTCGGCCCGGCCCGCGTCGGGCTCCACGATCGCGGAGACGGTCGCCCCGCTGATGGTGCGGGTGATGCGCTGGATGTGGTCGGCGCCCATCTGTCCGGCGCCGACGACGCCGACGCGGAGGTCCTGGTTGCTGCTGGTCATGCGGAGTGGCTCGATTCTGTGCGTGGGGGGTCGGCGGGCGGGTCTCAGCGGGTGCGGGTCAGCGGCGAGCACCCGAAGATGTGCTGCCGGGTGCGGGTGGCGATCCCGAGCGGGACGTCGATGTCGATGCCCGGCATGTCCTGCTCGACGATCGCGAAGATGTCCGGGTCGATGGCGGCGACCGCCTCGATGATCGGCGCGAAGTCCGGGATGCCGGCGGGCGGCTCGACCATCACGTCGATGGCCGCGTCGGCGAACGCCACGTCGTTCTTCAGCACCTCGAAGCGCAGCTCGGGGTCGATCTGCTTGAGGTGCAGATACCCGATGCGCTCGGGGTGGTCCTGGATGAGCGTGACGTTGTCGCCGCCGTAGTAGGCGAAGTGGCCGGTGTCGAGGCACAGGTTCACGTAGCGGGGGTCGGTCTGCGCAAGGAGGCGCTCGACCTCCCGGTGCGTGCCGACGTGGGAGTCGGCGTGCGAGTGGAACTGCTGCCGCAGTCCGTATTCCTCGAGCAGGATACGACCGAGACGGTCGTGTCCGGCGGCCAGCGACACCCACTGCTCGTCGGTCAGGGTGCGGGGCTCCAGGGTCTCGCCCGTGGCGTCCGAGCGCCAGAGGTCGGGGATGACGACGATGTGCTCTCCGCCGACCGCGCGGGTCAGGGCGGCGACCTTCTCGACCTGCTCGACGGCGCGGTCCCACTGCCCCGCGCCCTTGTGGAAGCCGGTGAACACCGTGCCGCCGCTGATCCGGAGGTCGCGCTTCGCGAGCTCGTCCAGGAGCTGCGCAGGGTCGGTCGGGAGGTACCCGTACGGGCCGAGCTCGATCCAGTGGTAGCCCGCGGCCTGCACCTCGTCCAGGAAGCGGTCCCACAGCGTCTGCCGCGGGTCATCCGGGAACCACACGCCCCACGAGTCGGGAGCGGTGCCGATCCGGAGGCCGGACGTGTGGGCCCCGGCCGGGCGCTGGTCGGTGGCGGTTTCGGTCATCGTCGTCCTTCGAGGGTCGTGGTGGTGGTGGTTCGCTCAGCCCAGGAGGGGCCGCTGCTGCTTCTGCTGGTCGAGGTAGTCGGCGCGGGCGGTCTGCGTGCTCTCCAGCTCGGAGACCTCCGCGACCGGCACATCCCACCAGCCTTCGCCGTCCGGGGCGTAGACGAACGGGTCGGAGTCGATGTGGATGAGGGTGGAGGTCGTGCTCGCCTTGGCCGCCCGCACCGCGTCCTCCAGGCGGGTCGCGGCGTCCGGGCCCGGCGCGAGCTCGATGACGTCGATGCCGAAGCTGCGGGCGTTGGCGGCGAGGTCGACCGGGAGGAAGTCGCCGCGCTCGAAGTTCAGCTCGGCGTCGTCGCGATAGCGGTAGCGGGTCCCGTAGCGCTGCGAGCCGACGGTCTCGGAGAGATGGCCGATGGAGGCGTAGCCGTGGTTCTGGATGAGCACCACGACGATCTTGATGCCCTCGGCGACCGCGGTCGCGAGCTCCGTGTGCAGCATGAGGTACGAACCGTCGCCGACCAGGACGATGACGTCACGGTCGTCGCCGAGCGCCTCCAGCCCGCGCTTGACGCCCAGGCCGCCGGCGATCTCGTAGCCCATGCACGAGAAGGCGTACTCGACGTGATAGCCGAGCGGATCGCGCACCCGCCACAGCTTGTGGAGGTCGCCGGGGAGGGAGCCCGCCGCCTGCACCACGACGTCGCGTGGGTCGGACGCGCGCTGTACGGCGCCGATCAGCGCAGGCTGGCCGATGAGGGCCGGCCGCCCGTCCGGTCCTGGCGTCGCCGGCGCGAGCGCGTCGTCCGCCACCGCGTCCCACTCCGCCTTCTCCTCGGCGATCCAGGTCGCGTAGCCGGAGTGCACGCGGTGTCCCGCGAGGGCGTCGGTGAGGGCCGTGAGCGCCTCGCGTGCGTCGGCTATCAGCGGGAGCTGCGAGCCGTGCTTGTACGCGTCGAACGGCGCGACGTTGACGTTCACGAACCGCACGTCCGGGTTCTGGAACACCGTCCGGCTGGCGGTCGTGAAGTCGCTGTACCGGGTCCCGACGCCGATCACGAGGTCGGCCTGCGCCGTGATCCGGTTGGCCGCAGTGGTTCCGGTGGCGCCGACGCCTCCGAGGTACTGCGGGTGGTCCCAGTTCAGGGAGCCGCCTCCGGCCTGCGTGGTGCCGACCGGGATGCCGGTGGCCTCCACGAACGCGCGCAGCACGTTCTCGGCCCCCGAGTACAGGACGCCGCCACCGGCGACCAGGACCGGGCGCTGCGCGCCGCGGATCGCATCGACCGCGGCGGCCAGCGCCCAGCCTTCCGGGGCCGGACGGCGCACGTGCCACTCGCGCGGCGCGAGGAACTCCTCCGGCACGTCCAGGGCCTCGGCCTGCACGTCCTCCGGGAGCGCGATCGTGACCGCTCCGGTCTCTGCAGGGTCGGTGAGCACGCGCATCGCCGCCAACGCGATCGAGAAAAGCTGCTCCGGCCGCTGCACCCGGTCGAAGAACCGTGAGAGCGGGCGGAACGCGTCCGTCACCTGGATGCCGAGGTCGTGCGGGTGCTCCAGCTGCTGGAGGACCGGGTCGGCGACCCGGGTGGCGAAGGTGTCCGACGGCAGCAGCAACGCGGGGAGTCGGTTGGCCGTCGCGAGCGCGGCGCCGGTGAGCATGTTCGCCGCGCCCGGACCGACCGACGCGGTCGAGGCGAGCGTGGCCCGGCGGCGGTGGATGCGCGCGAAACCGACGGCCTGATGAACCATCGCCTGCTCGTTGCGCGCCTGGTAGTAGGGCATGAGCGTCGGGTCCTGCACGTTCGCCTGCTTGAGCGCCTGGCCGAGGCCCGCGACGTTGCCGTGGCCGAAGATCCCGAGCATGCCGGGGATGGTGCGCTCGCGCACATCGCCGTCGACGGTCCACTGGTTGGCGAGGAACTCGACGAGCGCCTGCGCCACCGTCATCCTGCGGGTCGTCATCGGGCGGCTCCTTCTGTGGTGGGCGTGGTCGCGTTCGTCGCGTAGGGCAAGCGGGGGTCCTGCTCGGCACCCTCCCAGGTGGTCCGCAGCCAGGCCTGACGCGGGTCGTCGCTGATCAGCCAGGCGCGCTCCTCGCCGGGGCCGGCCATGACGTTGAGGTAGTAGAGGTCGTACTCGGGGGCCGCGACGGCGGGGCCGTGGTAGCCGAACGGCACGAGGGCGACGTCTCCCGTCCGCACAAGCGCGTTGGTCTCGATGTCGCCGCCCGGCGAGCGGTAGGTGGCGAAGCTGCCGAAGGCGTCGGCGGTCGGCGGCGCGCTCGCGCCGCGGACCGGGGCAGCCTCGAAGTAGTAGATCTCCTCCAGCCGGGACTCGTGACCCGGCACATCCTCGTCGTGCTTGTGCGCGGGATGCGACGACCAGTTGCCGGCGGGTGTGATGACCTCGCAGACGATCAGGGCGGCGGCGTCCAGCGCGCCGGGAGTCCCGAAGTTGTGCACCTGACGCGTGTCGCGGCCGGCGCCGCGGAGCTCGACCGGGACCTCGCTCTTCGCGATGTAGGCCGACGGCTTGCGGACGCGCGTGGGCGCCTCCGCCACCGCGACCCGGCCGAAGCCGCTGATCGTCAGCCCCACGCCGGCGCCGACGTAGACCACATCGGTCGGCCCGTCGAAGACGCTCGACCGCCCTGCCAGGTGGGTGGTCTTGCCCTCGTGCCCGACCGCGAACGACCCGGCCAGCGGGACGACGATGCGCTCGACCTCCCCGGCCGGCAGCTCGACAGCGTTGCCGGCGAGCTCCGCGACGCGCAGGCCGGTGTGCTGCCAGCCGTCGAGGGAGTCGTCCACCACGGACTCCCACCAGCGGTCGCTCAGTGCGCCCCGCGGGAAGAACCACTCGTTGTGCTCTGCCATGTCGGGGGTCCTCAGGTGTTCTGCGGGAAGCCGAGGTTGATGCCCGTGTGATCGGACTGGTGGCGCGTCGCCGGGTCGAGCCAGCGGCTGGTGATCGCCTTCTCACGGGTGAAGAAGTCGAAGCCGTGCACGCCGTACGCCTTGGCATCGCCGAACAGGGACGCCTTCCAGCCGCCGAACGAGTGGTACGCGACCGGGACCGGGATCGGCACGTTGATGCCGATCATGCCGACCTGCACCTCGTTCTGGAAGCGCCGGGCCGCGCCGCCGTCGTTGGTGAAGATGGCGGTTCCGTTGCCGAACCGACCGGAGTTGATGAGGTCCAGCCCCTCCTGGAAGGTCTGCACGCGCACCACGGACAGCACCGGGCCGAAGATCTCCTCGCGGTAGGCGGCGGACGTGATCGGGATGTTGTCGATCAAGGTCGGCCCGAAGAAGAAGCCGTCCTCGTGGCCTTCGACCGTGAAGCCGCGACCGTCGACCACGATGTCCGCGCCGTCGGCCTCCGCGATGTCGACGTAGCCGGAGACCTTGTCGCGGTGCACCCCGGTGATCAACGGACCCATGTCGGGCTCGCCCGACGCGTCGCCCGCGCCGTTGCCGATCCGGAGGCGGCCGATGCGCTCCTTCACCTTGGAGATGAGCTCGTCGGCCACGGGCTCGACCGCGAGCACGACCGAGACGGCCATGCAGCGCTCGCCCGCCGCGCCGTATCCGGCGTTGACGGCCTGGTCGGCGACGAGGTCGAGGTCGGCGTCCGGCAATACCAGCATGTGGTTCTTCGCGCCGCCGAGCGCCTGGACCCGCTTGCCGTTCTTCGACGCCGTCTCGTAGATGTACTGCGCGATCGGGGTCGAGCCGACGAATGAGATGGACTGGACGACCGGGCTGTTCAGCAGGCCGTCGACGGCGAGCTTGTCGCCCTGCAGCACGGTGAAGACGCCGTCCGGGAGGCCGGCCTCCTTCCACAGCGCGGCCAGCCACAGAGCGGCCGACGGGTCCTTCTCGCTGGGCTTGAGCACGACGGCGTTGCCGGCGGCGATCGCGACGGGGAAGAACCACATCGGCACCATGGCCGGGAAGTTGAACGGCGAGATGATGCCCACCACGCCGAGCGGCTGCTTCAGCGAGTACACGTCGATCCCGGTGGAGGCGTTCTCGGAGTACGCACCCTTGATCAGATGCGGGAACCCGGTCGCCAGCTCCACGACCTCCTGCCCGCGCAGGATCTCGCCCATCGCGTCGGAGAGCACCTTGCCGTGCTCGGCCGTGATGATCGACGCCAGCTCGCCTTTGCGCGCGTTCAGCAGCTCGCGGAAAGCGAAGAGCACCGACTGCCGTTTCGCGATCGAGTACTGGCCCCACTCCTCGAAGCCGCGCTGTGCCGAGGCGATCGCCTCATCGATCTCGGCCTGATCGGCGAGGGCGACGTTCGACGTCGCTACGCCGAGCGCCGGGTTGAAGACCGGAGCGGTGCGACCGCTCGTGGAGGGCCGCTCGGCGCCGTCGATCCAGTGCGGGATCGTCGGCAGCCCGCCCGAGGCGACAGGTGCAGTGGTGATGTCGGTGCTGGTCATGATCGTGTTCCTTCGCAATGACGCGGTGTGCTGGCCGGATCAGCGGCCGTGGACGAGGGTGGCGGCGATGTCGACCGCGCGGCCGACGTCCCCGTCCTTGGGGTAGAGGAGCGTACGCCCCACGACGAGGCCGTGCACTCCCGGGAGCGCGAGTGCGGCCTCCCACGACGCGAAGGTCTCCTCGGGGGCCGCGTCGGTGTCACCGCCGAGCAGGAGCGTCGGCAGCGTGGTCGCGGCCATGACGCGTTCCATGTCGGGCACGACCGGCAGCTTGAGCCAGGTGTAGGCGGACGAGGCGCCCAGGCCGGAGGCGATCGCCACCGACTGGATGACGGCGTCCGTCGTGAGATCGTTGACGACGCGGCCGTCGTTCCACCGGCTCATGAAGGGCTCGAGGAGGATGGGGAGTCGCGCCCGGGCCGCCGCGGTGACCGCGTTGGCTGTCGCCTCCAGCGTGCGCGCGGTGCCCACGTCCTCCAGGTTGACGCGGACGAGCAGCTTGGCGGCGTCCACGCCCTCGCGGACCATCGCGTCGACGTCGTATCCGGTGTAGCGGTCGTCCATCTCGAACACGGCGCCGCGGAGGCCGCCGCGGTTCATCGAGCCGACCGCGATCTTGTCGTCCAGGGCGCCGAGCAGCGCCAGGTCCTCGATGATGTCGGGGGTGCCGAGCACGCCGTCCACACCAGGCCGCGACAGCGCGAGCGCGAGCCGCTGCAGGAGGTCGTACCGGTCGGCCATGGCCATCGGGTCGTCGCCGACGCCGAGGGCGCCGCGGGCCGGGTGGTCGGCGGCGACGATGAAAAGACGGCCGTCGTCGCGGACCAGCGGGCGCCGGACGCGCGTGGCGAGCACCGTCGCGACGTCGTCGGGGCTCGTGTGGCGACGGGCGCGGAGGCGCTCGAACGCGGCTGCGTCGAGGATCGGGACGGGGCCGGCGATCGGCTCAGCTGTGGACATTCTGGAGCTCCTTCAGCACGGACTCGACCTCGGCGGTCGTCGGCATGGCGGTGGAGCACTCGCGGCGCGTGGCCACGATGGCTCCGGCGATGTTGGCGAAGCGGATGACCCGCTCCAGCGACCACTCCTGCAGCAGGCCGTAGCAGAGCGCGCCGCCGAAGCCGTCGCCGGCGCCGAGGCCGTTGACGACCTCCACGAAGTACGGCGGCACCTCCACGGTCTCCTCGCGGGTCTTGGCGAGCACGCCGCGCGGGCCCTGCTTGACCACGGCGAGTTCGACGCCGCGCTCGAGGAGCGCGTCGGCCGCGCGCATGGGCTCGGTCTCGCCCACGGCGATCTCGCATTCCTCGCGGTTGCCGACGGCGACCGTGACGTGACCGAGTGCGCGCTCCACCTCGGCCGTCGCGGCGGCTCCACTCGACCAGAACATCGGCCGGTAGTCGAGGTCGAGGATCGTCAGCGGGACACGGCCACGGGCCTCCCACGCCACGTGGTGCGCGGTGCGGCTCGGGTCGCGGGAGAGCCCGGTGACGGTCGACCAGTAGATGCGGGCACGGCTGATCGCGTCGAGGTCGAGATCTTTCGCCGTGATCGCGAGGTCCGGCGCGAGCGGGTCGCGGTAGAAGTAGAGCGGGAAGTCGTCCGGCGGGAAGATCTCGCAGAACGTCACCGGCGTCTTGAGGGCGCCGACCGTGCCGACGAACCGGTCGTCCACGCCGAGCCTGCGCAGCTCGCGGTGCGCGTAGCGGCCGAACGGGTCGTCTCCGGTGGCCGTGATGACGGCTGAGCGGAGGCCATGCCGGGCGGCGGCGATCGAGACGTTGGTCGCGCTGCCGCCGAGGAACTTGCCGAAGGTCTCGACGTCCTCCAGGCCCACCCCGTCTTGCAGGGGGTAGATATCGACACCGATACGCCCGATCGTGATCAGATCGAAGCTCTCGCTCGTCATGTCGTGGAACTCCTTCGTCGGGGTCGTGCTGTGCTCGCTGGTCAAGCCTACACCTTATGTTCTATCAAACTGACAAAATATCTGGAAGGGCCTCAGAAGGAGGCGTAGAGGCGCTTGAAGTGCTCTTCCAGGCCCTCCAGCGTCTTGCCCTTGGTCTCCGGCACGGCCACGCCGATGAACAGCAGCGCGAGCCCGGCCACGAAGGCGAAGAGCAGGAAGGTGCTGAACCCGAGCGCGCCGACCAGCGAGGGGAACGCGAACGAGATGATCGCATTCGTCACCCAGAGCACCAGCACAGCGAAGCCCATCGCGACGCCGCGCAGGCGCAGCGGGAAGATCTCCGAGAGCATCAGCCACGCAAGCGGGCCGATGGTGCCCTGCATCAGGCCGACGAAGAGCAGGATGCAGACGAGCAGCACCCAGGCGCGCACCGGGCTGTGCTGCGGCAGCACGATCCCGAAGACGCCGACGAGCAGATGCGCGACGAGGATGCCGGTGAAGCCGAACAGCATCATCCCGCGGCGGTTGAAGCGGTTGAGCAGGGGCAGCGCGATCAGCATGGCGATGATCGAGATGAGGCCGATCAGCACGTTGAACGTCAGCGCCGAGTTGCGGGTGAAGCCGGCCTGCTCCAGCACCTGCGTGCCGTAGTACTGCATGGAGTTGATGCCGGTCAGCTGCTGGAAGGCCGCGATGCCCATGCCGATCAGGATGAGCCGCTTGATCCAGGGCTGGGATTTGATCTCGCCCCAGGCGCTGTAGTTCTCTGTCAGCTCGCGCTCGTCCTCGATCAGCTGGAGGATCTCGGCGTGCTCGGCGACGGCGCGCTGCTCGGTGCGCAGGGTCCGCAGAACCGCGAGCGCCTCGTCGGAGCGGCCCTTCAGCGCCAGCCAGCGCGGGCTCTCGGGCAGCCGGAGCATCCCGAAGAACAGCACGATCGCGGGGATGGCCGCGATCGTCAGCATGTACCGCCAGACCTCACCGTTGCTCCCCCACGCGTTGCCGATGATCGCGTTGAACAGGAAGGCGAGGAACTGGCCGCCGACGATCATCAGCTCGTTGCGGCTGACGAGCCCGCCGCGCTTCTCGAACGGGGCGACCTCGCCGAGGTAGACGGGGACGGTCACCGACGCGCCGCCGACCGCGAGGCCGAGGATGAAGCGGGCGCCGAGGAAGACTCCGTAGGTCGGGGCGAACGCGCTGGCGAGCGCTCCGATGAAGAAGATGATCGCGAGCACGGTGATCGTCCGCTTGCGTCCGAACGAGTCGGCGATGCGACCGCCGACGAGCGCACCGAGCGCCGCCCCGATCAGCAGCAGGAAGGTGATCAGGCCTTCCTGGACCGCATTGAGGTGGAAGTAGTCGACGATGAAGCTGAGCGCGCCATTGAGCACACCGGTGTCGTAGCCGAACAGGAGACCGCCGAACGTCGCGATGACCGCGATCATGCCGACACGGCGGTTGTAGCGGCGGTCGTCGCCGAGCGGTGGGAGCGCCGACGTGGAGACGGTCGCCGTCGTAGGAATGTGTGACATCGCGTGAAGCCTTCCGGGTCTCTTCATCGAGCCCGCCGATCCGGGATGATTCGATCGGCAAGTCCTCTTGACAGGACAAACTATCAATCTGTCACAATTGAGGCAACCCTTTCTTCCCGAGACACCTGGAGGACCCCATGCCCCTCGTCCGCATCGAACTGCAGGAAGGCCGCGCACCGGCGGCCGTCAGAGCC is a window from the Leifsonia shinshuensis genome containing:
- a CDS encoding class I fructose-bisphosphate aldolase, giving the protein MSTAEPIAGPVPILDAAAFERLRARRHTSPDDVATVLATRVRRPLVRDDGRLFIVAADHPARGALGVGDDPMAMADRYDLLQRLALALSRPGVDGVLGTPDIIEDLALLGALDDKIAVGSMNRGGLRGAVFEMDDRYTGYDVDAMVREGVDAAKLLVRVNLEDVGTARTLEATANAVTAAARARLPILLEPFMSRWNDGRVVNDLTTDAVIQSVAIASGLGASSAYTWLKLPVVPDMERVMAATTLPTLLLGGDTDAAPEETFASWEAALALPGVHGLVVGRTLLYPKDGDVGRAVDIAATLVHGR
- the iolC gene encoding 5-dehydro-2-deoxygluconokinase produces the protein MTSESFDLITIGRIGVDIYPLQDGVGLEDVETFGKFLGGSATNVSIAAARHGLRSAVITATGDDPFGRYAHRELRRLGVDDRFVGTVGALKTPVTFCEIFPPDDFPLYFYRDPLAPDLAITAKDLDLDAISRARIYWSTVTGLSRDPSRTAHHVAWEARGRVPLTILDLDYRPMFWSSGAAATAEVERALGHVTVAVGNREECEIAVGETEPMRAADALLERGVELAVVKQGPRGVLAKTREETVEVPPYFVEVVNGLGAGDGFGGALCYGLLQEWSLERVIRFANIAGAIVATRRECSTAMPTTAEVESVLKELQNVHS
- a CDS encoding sugar porter family MFS transporter — protein: MSHIPTTATVSTSALPPLGDDRRYNRRVGMIAVIATFGGLLFGYDTGVLNGALSFIVDYFHLNAVQEGLITFLLLIGAALGALVGGRIADSFGRKRTITVLAIIFFIGALASAFAPTYGVFLGARFILGLAVGGASVTVPVYLGEVAPFEKRGGLVSRNELMIVGGQFLAFLFNAIIGNAWGSNGEVWRYMLTIAAIPAIVLFFGMLRLPESPRWLALKGRSDEALAVLRTLRTEQRAVAEHAEILQLIEDERELTENYSAWGEIKSQPWIKRLILIGMGIAAFQQLTGINSMQYYGTQVLEQAGFTRNSALTFNVLIGLISIIAMLIALPLLNRFNRRGMMLFGFTGILVAHLLVGVFGIVLPQHSPVRAWVLLVCILLFVGLMQGTIGPLAWLMLSEIFPLRLRGVAMGFAVLVLWVTNAIISFAFPSLVGALGFSTFLLFAFVAGLALLFIGVAVPETKGKTLEGLEEHFKRLYASF